Genomic segment of Bubalus kerabau isolate K-KA32 ecotype Philippines breed swamp buffalo chromosome 6, PCC_UOA_SB_1v2, whole genome shotgun sequence:
tagggctttgcgcgtggtagctatcccgtggtctggtttgctagcccaagttagtttgctcagattgccctcaggcattCAGGCtcagtccttactctaagcaatgcagcccgctcctctctgcccagcccccgcttgctagtggtgggtgcaggGGTCTGgttgcttctccactgggggagttaccactgGGCaagtaatctgtgggttttaattatttatttatttttcctcccagttatgttgccctctgtggttccaaggctcaccacagactcggcagtgagagtgtttggaaacttctgtcttttttaagactcccttcccaggacagagctccgtccctaactcttttgtctctcttttcgtcttttatattttttcctacctgctttcgaagacaatgggctgcttttctgggtgcctgatgtcctctgccggcattcagaagttgttttgtggaatttactcagcattcaaatgttattttgatgaatttgtgggggagaaagtggtctccccgtactattcctctgccatcttaggaccgccccccaatgtttaattttaaataattttttttatgtgtgtgcttTGCCAGAAAGAGAGACAtaagcaaaaaatcaaaatgttcaCCACTCTTATTAGTCTTGTCCTCATGTATTTTCATTTGGAAGATACACAGGTTCATGAAATCCCCAAATCCGAACACTGTGCTAAGAAGTGACCTTTAACGTGCGTCTTTGAGAGTCTGTGGAGCTTCTACAGAGAAAGCTCCCAGTGTCCACCTGGcagttcagtgctcagctccTGACCCCAGTGTGGAGAGAAAGAGGGGGTCTCTGTGCTAGAAGCGAGGGCTGCTGAGACTCAGACAAGGTCTGTGAATGCAGGAGTCTGGATTCCAGCTCAGAGACAAGTGGAGAACAAGGGATCCTTAGTCTTTGAGTCTTTATAGGACGGTAGGAATTGGGCATAGAGACTGAGAGAAAAATGATGATCAGGAAGGTAACTTGCATCTTGTCTTccttagagtgtgtgtgtgtgtgttagtcatttaatcgtgtctgactctttgcgaccctatggactgtagcctgccgacgctcctccgtccatgggattctccaggcaaatatactggagtggattgccattctcttctccacttCCTTAGATTACAGGGATCCAGCCCAGCTTCCTGCTATTTATCATATTGGCCACTAGAGGGTGCGGTGCAGGAGATTGTCTCCTGGAGCAACACTTCCTCCGGTCTCCTCTAAGTGTCAATAACGGAACTGggtgggggcggcggcggcggcggggggtgCGGGGCGGGGAATCGGAAAGCTGAGGCAGGCCGTGGGGGCGGGCGCTCAGAAGCGGCGGATTCGCGGGTGTTTTAGCTGCCGTCCGCTCTGCCCGCCCGAAGCGCTGAGGATCCTAGAGGGGACACCCCGTCCTGCTCCTACATGAGGCCTGAGTGAGCGCCGCGTCGAGAGCTCCTCTCCCGAGCGCAGCAGCAGCGGCccccggaggaggaggaggaggaggaggaggagcatgTCGGACGGTTTCGACCGGGCCCCAGGTGCTGGTCTGGGCCGGAGCCAGGGCCTGGGCCGCGGAGGGGGCGGGCCTGAGGGCGCTGGTTTCCCGAAAAGAGCGGGGCCTGCTGAGCGGCCGCGGCAtcagccgctgccgccgccgccgccgcctcaaCCCAAAGCTCCGGACTTCCTGCAGCCGCCGCCGCTGTGCCAGACCAGGACGGCCCCGCCGCCAGGGGCCCAGTGCGAGGTCCCCGCCGGCCCCCAGCGGCCTGCCCGGCCCGGGGCGCTCCCGGAACAAACGAGGCCCCTGAGAGCGCCATCTAGTTCGCCGGATAACATCCCACAGCAGAATTCGGAGTCAGCAATGGCTAAACCCCAGGTGGTTGTAGCTCCTGTATTAATGTCTAAGCTGTCTGTAAACGCCCCTGAATTCTACCCATCAAGTTATTCTAATTATACAGAATCCTATGAGGACGGCTGTGAGGATTATCCTACTTTATCAGAATATGTTCAGGATTTTTTGAATCATCTTATAGAACAGCCTGGCAGTTTTGAAACTGAAATTGGACAGTTTGCAGAGACCCTGAATAGCTGGGTTACAACAGATGATGCTTTGCAAGAACTTGTGGAACTCATCTATCAACAGGCCACATCTATCCGCAATTTCTCTTACACGGGAGCGCGCGTCTGTAACTACCTGTGCCATCATCTGACAGTTAACCCACAGAGTGGCAACTTCCGCCAACTGCTACTTCAAAGATGTCGGACTGAATATGAAGTTAAAGATCAAGCTGCAAAAGGGGATGAAGTGACTCGAAAACGATTCCATGCATTTGTACTCTTTCTGGGAGAACTCTATCTTAACCTGGAGATTAAAGGGACAAATGGACAGGTTGCAAGGGCAGACATTCTTCAGACCGGTCTTCGGGAGTTGCTGAATGCCCTCTTCTCTAATCCTATAGATGACAACTTAATTTGTGCAGTAAAATTACTGAAGTTGACAGGGTCAGTTTTAGAAGATGgctggaaggaaaaaggaaagactgaCATGGAAGAAATTATTCAGAGAATTGAAAATGTTGTCCTAGATGCAAATTGCAGCAGAGATGtaaaacagatgcttttgaagCTTGTAGAACTCCGGTCAAATAACTGGGGTAGAGTCCATGCAGCTTCAGCATAGAGGGAAGCAACACCTGAAAATGATCCTAATTATTTTATGAATGAGCCAACATTTTATACATCTGATGGTGTTCCTTTCACTGCAGCTGATCCAGAttaccaagagaaatatcaagagTTACTTGTAAGAGAAGACTTTTTTCCAGATTATGAAGAAAATGGAACAGATTTATCAGGGGGTGGTGATCCGTACTTGGATGATATTGATGATGAGATGGACCCAGAGATAGAAGAAGCTTATGAAAAGTTTTGTTTGGAATCAGAGCGTAAGCAAAAACAGTAAAGTTAAATTTCAGCATATCCGTTTTATAAAGCAGTTCAGGTTATGGTGATTTAGCAGAATACAGGAAAGCAAAAAAATGTGTCACACTTATACCAAATTAAGGATGTTGAGTTATGTTACTAATGTTTGCAACTTTAATTTTGTTTAACACTCTCTGCCAAAATAAACTTTATTCCCtataacttaaaaacaaacaaacaaacaaaaaaaacaaaaaaatggaacTGGGCTGGGCGGCCCCAGGGTTCTTGTGTCTCTGAGGCAGAGGGGATGTCTGAGCTGCAGAGAGGCCACTTCATGCTGCAGACTTGAGATGTCGTGAGCTAATGTCTGATTTCTGGTGTCTGGTGGGATCTAACCTGTAGCAGTAGGGTGTTGGTTGAGGCATGTCCCGGGTCCCAGCTGTGTGCCTCTGTGTGACCCTCAGAGTGGCCTTCAGAGGCCTGTGTTAAGAACCGTGTCCCCTCCCAATCTCTCCCCAGTTCAGTGGGCTTGCTCTTGCAATTTTCAGAGGAAGTTGAATGGTTTGTTTTTGTGCCCAGGACTCCTGTCTTCCCAGTCTTCCTCCCCACAACAAGCATTGAGCCTGTGCTATGGAGTCCAGGAGCTGtaagtactgagcccatgtgctgcaattactgaagcccgtgcaccctagagcccatactccacaacaagagaggccaccacagtgagaagcccgagcgctgcaactagagagtagcccctgctcacagctactagagaaaagcctaagcagcaatgaagaccagccCTCTCTtcatcaaagagaaaaacagaaacaaaaaaacttgGAATGTTTTGTCCTCCCATTCTTTTAGAATTGTCtgcaatttctttaaaatttaggcTAGCACAGAAAGTTCTTCATTTAATACCTCTATTAGCCTGTTGGCCTGCTCTCACCACTTCCTACCTTATACCTCCTGTTTCAGCCGCATTAAACTGCTGACACTTCCTGGCAGGTGGACTATGCtgtatcattttatttccatGCCTGAGGGCATGCTACACTTCTTCCTTtgcattctcttttctttctactgTAGAGTCATGCCCATTCTCTCACGATTAGCTAAGGGGTCACTAGGACGAGGAGGCCTTCTCTGAGTGACCACTGACATCCTTTCCCCAGACAATCCCCTGTCCCCAGGCTGGCCAGTCCAGTCTCATCTCAGATCCTCTCATTTTTTCTCCTcagtttgtctttctttttaaatttattcttctcAACCTATATAAACTCTTGGGGGAATGTATGATTTCTTTGAGAGCCCAGTGCCCAGGGCAGGGCCCAGAAGAAGCATGAGGTCATGTGGAGGGAGGGATGCAATAAGCCTGTGGTGGACGCTGGGCCAGTGGGATGCTGGACCCCGCAGGGCCTTACATCCCAGGCAGTGAGGCTTTGCTCCAGTGGAggaatggggttggggtgggagcaAGGAGAGCCTGGGCTTTGTGTCAAACCAGTAGTAAGAATAAAGCTCTGTGTATTATCTAGCTGCGGTGAATACTTTGGTTATGACATGGAAAGAGAAATGGACCTGTCATTTTTCTCTCCATCTCTACCCAGAAGCTACAAGAAAATGAGAGCGAGGTGCTGCAGTGCGTGTGGTGGGTGATGAAGTGTTGACACTGAGCCCAGAAAGACAGTAAGGTCTATGTCcactgagaggttttttttttttttaattttgcttatttatttatttttgggtctctgttgctgagtgagggctttctctagttgcagtgagtgggggctcctctctagttgtggagcgccTGTTTCCCATCACAGTGGCTCCTCCTGTTGTGAAGCGTGAGCTCTAGGGCACGGGGGCTTctgtggttgtggcacatgggcttagttgccccgtggcatgtaaaatcttcctgaaccagggactgaacccgtgtcccctgcattggtaggtggattcgtaaccactggaccaccagggaagtcccactaggagatttttaaaaattgtgataaagTTTAGATAGCTTAACAATCGCTATTTTATCACTTTAAGTGTACAGTTAAGTAGCATCGTCTACATAGTTTTGTGCAGCTATCATCACGATTTCCCATACTTTTTCATCACCTCAGACAGAAACTCTGTACTCATCCACAATAACTTCATATTCCTctcctcccccagtccctggTAAATTCTATTCTACTTTATGTCTCGATGACTCTTCTAAGtatctcatatatatggaataatgcaatatttggagaaggaaatcgcaacccactccagtattcttgcctggagaattccatggacagaagaacctggcaggctatgtagtccatggggtcacaaagaattggacatgactgaatgattaatACTTGCTTTTAATGTCTCAGTTTACTTCATGTTTTCAAGGCTTATCCATGTAGCAGTGTCAGAacctcattcctttttaaaaataatttatttacttttgattgcactgggtctctgttgctgcgcacactttctctggttgtggcaagtgggcctactcttcactgcagtggcttcttttgttgtggagcacaggctctgggtgtatgggcttcagtagttgtggtgcatgggcctagttgctctgtggtatgtggaatcttgatgcttttgaactgtggggttggagaagactcttgagagtcccttggacagcaaggagatccaaccagtcaatcccaaagaaaatcaaccctgactattcattgaaagactgatactgaagctgaagctcctatactttggccacctgatgtgaagagctgactcactggaaaagaccctgatgctgggaaagattgagggcaggagaagaagcgggcaacagaggacgaggatggttagatggcatcatcagctcaatggacatgagtctgagcaaactgtgggagatagtgaaggacaggaaagcctggtgtgctgcagtccatgggatcacaaagagtcagacaaaacttagtgactgaacaacaacaacaacatatggaatcttcccagaccagggattgaacctgtgtcccctatattggcaggtggattcttatccaaagtactaccagggaagtcctccttcttatccattgtatgtatataccacagcttgtttatccactcatctgttggtGGGTTCTTGGGTTGTTACcttcttttggctgttgtgaataatgctgcagtgaacactggtgtACAAGCATGTAAGTTTCTGTTTCAATTGCcttgggtatatatctaggagtggaattgctgggtttcAATGTTTAAATTGTTGAGGAATATCATTGGAAGTTTTGATAGTTCTGTGCTCTGCCTCAGTCATGGGGCATGGTCTTCTGAACTCAGGGAAACTCTTGTGCCAGTAGGGACACTCAGTGATAAGACTCAGTAGAGGAACCCTTTGGCCATGTTTCTGGTTCGCTGGATCATTTTGACTGTGGGCCTGAGATGGACCCTGTGCTCTCAGACAGGGGGTCTCTGACTGGTTCCCTCTGCAGATGGCCTGTATCACCACCACACTGAGAATGGTGTCATCTACCAGACCTTCTGTGACATGACCTCTGGGGGTGGTGGCTGCACCCTGGTGGCCAGTATGCATGAGAACCGCATGCTTGGGAAATGCATGTTGGGCAATCACTGGTCCAGTCAGCAGGGCAACAGGGCTGACTACCCAGAGAGTGACAGCAACTAAGCCAATTACAACACGTTTGGGTCTGCAGAGGTGGCCACTAGCGATGACTACAAGGTGGGTGGCACTGAGCACCCAGGTGGAAAGGATGGGGAGAggggtgtggctggagcagagcatgtggaagggagggtgggagacGGGGATGTGGAGGTAGGGCTGGAGAAGAAGATAGACAGAAATCCATGTCTTGAACCACAACTTCTTCCCACCAAGGCTGTTTGGGTGGTGGGGTCTCATTATCTACTGGAGGAGGGTGGGTATCTGTGACTGCTGCCACCTGCTTCCCTGGAGCCCTGAGCTCTCAGCTCAAGTGagggctgtgtgtgtgggtcttTGGCTGGTGGCACCTCCTGGGCTGGTCAGGCTGAGTGTGTGTCCCTCTGCAGAACCCTGGCTACTACGACATCCAGGCCCAGGACCTGGGCATCTGGCATGTGCCCAACAAGTCCCCCCTGCAGCACTGGAGGAACAGCTCCCTGCTGAGGTACCACACCAACACTGGCTTCTTCCAGAGACTGGGGCATAATCTGTTTGGACTCTACCAGGCACATGGCGCTGCTGGATGGGGGTGGTTTCCTGAGTGTAGAGACTGAGGAAGTGACTAAGGCTGGGCATGTGGTACTATGGTCCGTGCTCCCCTGACCTAGATTCTCTGATGGCTCCTGTCCTGCTTCTCTCTGAAGTTCTGAGCCAGGCAAGGGAAGAGACCTGTGAGAGAGGAGCATTTAGTGGaggctgggggttggggagagagagagtaCGCCAAGGATGAGTAAGAGCATATATGGTGCCCTAGGCTGTtgggcaatggcagcccactccagtactcttgactggagactcccatggacggaggagcttaggctgcagtccatggggtctcaaagagtcggacacgactgagcgacttcactttcactttccactttcatgtattggagaaggaaatggcagcccactccagcattcttgcctggagaatcccagggacagaggagcctagtaggctgccgtctatggggtcgcagagtcggacacgactgaagcgacttagcagcagcaatagcagcaggcTGTTGGGAATGCAGAGCTACTAAGTGACTGAATCCAGGGAAATGGAAAGATCTTACTTTGACTGGTCTTGAAATGGTATCAGTTACTGAACAAGCactcttttccccttttccctcaAAGAATGGCAGAATGTATCGGAGAATGAAAGCTAGGGTCCTCATGTAATGACTTACTGGTACCTCGTAAAAACTCCCTGTGAAATGTGGGGGGAAATGTACTGATAACAGCCTGGCAATACCTGTGGTCTGATTTTGTGATGCCCAGAAAGTTGCATCTTTTTACTTACCCCTTGGCTATCGCGAGTCATTTTGCCCTTCTGACATAATAGAAAAGGCATAAAATTCAGTTATGTTAGGTAACCTTTATTTTACTACAGCCTGATTCTCAGCTATGGATATTATGtgtattgtctcatttaatctacTCTTGACCTCTGAGCTTTTACCagatccattttatagatgaggaagctgaagcacTGTGAGGTTCAGGAACGTGCCCCACATCCCAGGGTATACATGGGAGAGTCGTGGTTTGGAATGAAGAAATTTGGCTCCAGACTCCTTATTCCTCACCTTCAGCCCCTTGGTAACTTGTTAAGACCAGCCTGGAGTCATGTGCACAGAGCAGAATAACCAGCCCAATGGAGAGGCAGGTTTATTTCTATTGTAATGGATGATAGTTTATTTCAGTGAGCCAGAAGGTGGCAGCATAATATCCTTCGTGGGGGCCGAGCCTTTGATATAAAATGCAAAGCAGTCATAATTTATTGTTGAGAATCTGAGGCTTTAAAGGAGAACAAGAAAAGTGTGGACAGGGTCAGAGTGAGTCACAGCACCTTCATAGGTGTTTGGGGATATTCTTCCTGTACATGTGAGTTTTTCCTTTCAAGCCTCTGGCAGACCAGGGGCCCTCTCTGAGGACTGGCTCTTGGTCTCAGGGTGGGGAAAAGTCCAAGTCTGAGGCCGGATGCACCCCCACTGTCCACAGAGCGAATGGGTTCCAAGTCAGGCTGGAGTACTGGGCACAGAGAATCTCCAAGGCGACCTAAACAGGCTGTTTCTAGCATGTTTCTTAATACTGTTTTCTGCCTCTTGTTTTCAGAGGAATTCACTGTGGATTTGTCTAGTGCATGTATTTAATAATGAGAGAGTAGTCAGAGCCTTGTGTGCTGGAGGCAGAGTCACCAGGTGTAATGTGGATCATGTGAATCCTTGGGGGACTCACAGGGTGCTTAGGGATTGTCTGGCCATGTGTGTGAGTATGGTATGACCATGGTGTGAATGTGTGTGGGAATGTGATCTTCCTTTACTCCTTTCTGGGTCTCCGGGGCCAGGGCTAAaggatcctctgtccaggcaCTGACATCGTGTACCTTTGAGGACTGAACTGGAAGGGTTGGGGCTTCAGAAGCACCACTGTTTTTGCTCAGCCTTGGGATAAGCTGCTCAGTTACCTGAGCTGGGTGAGGCTTGTGTGCAGGAGCATTCTGTGGAAAACTTTTGGAGCCGAGATTGCTTGAGAAACGCAAGATGTTGTCATTTTTGATCTGAGGTTTAGCTTTTCAGAGCAAAACTTGACCTCTTTGCTCCTGACCAGTGTCTGCACAGATTCTCACTGGGTCGGGGGCTTACTGGAAGAATCCTGGACAGCCCTGGCCTCACTCAGGCCACCCTCCTCCCGACCGTGTACTCTCTCTCTGGTCGTCAGTCACAATGTGCCCTGATGTCAAGGGCAGGTGGACTCAGCTCTCACCTGTGGCAGCCTCCGTGTCCGCCCAGGCCAGAGATCATTCAACTCCTGTTTTTCCTAGTCACTGTGGGATGCCTCATGGCCAGAGGCAGGATAAGCAAGGAGCCCTTGGGTTGCTCAGAGTCTGAGTTGTCAAGAGTTAGCGAGTTTACTTAGGACCCATCCCTCCACAAGTGTACAGTCTGAGACAAGGGTCCTTAGCTGCTGGCATGTGATGCTGAGATcctgtctcttcttcctcctcagcTTGTCTCTCTCCCAGGCAAGATGAGGCAGCTCACCTGTCAGGGAGAAACTCAGGTCTGATGGGGCAGTGATGTGAGTGTGGCACCGCCCATGAAGGATATTATGCTGCTGAAATAAACTATCATCCATCACAATAGAAATAAACCTGTCTCTCCATTGGGCTGGTTATTCTGCTCTGTGCACGTGACTCCAGGCTGGTCTTAACAAGTCACCAAGGGGCTGAGGTGGGGAATAAAGAGTCTGGAGCCAAATGCGTGTGCATTCCTCCTCCCTGTGACAGCCTGGTCCCCATGGCTCCTTCCAGCCACAGTCCAAAGCAGATGTGAAGTTGTGTGCACATGTGCCTCCATGCGCTTTAACAAGCATGCAGGAGCCACTACACTCTGCTGGTATGGGAGACACAAAGATTGCACGTGTTTTGTTCAGTGTCTGGCAGGACAGACATTCACACAAAAACAGAAGGATAAGATGAAGGATCTTAGGTATAACAGAAATATTAGTGAGGGGCTACATGACACCTAATTCTGCTGGAGTATAAAGGCTGGTGACCACAGCACTTCTGAGCTGAGTGCCGAGAGATGTATACAAGTTTATAGGGCAAAAGCTTCACAatgctgaatttggcaatgatttgTTGGATATAATACTAAAGGAACAGGCAAAAAAAGTAGACAAATTGCacttcatgaaaatttaaaaaattatataagacTGTTAACAGAGCAAAAAAAggcagaatgggaaaaatatttgcaaatcttatATTTGACATGAGATTAATGTCCAATATACATAGAGAACTcctaaataacagcaacaacaataacaaactcaattcaaagatgggcataagacttgaatagacatttctctaaagaagatataaaaatctgATCAAGCAAAGAAAAGATGTCCTACACAACTAATCACTAGGAAAATGCTAATCAAATCTATAATGAGATAATCACCTCATATCCTTAGGATgatctttattaaaaaagaagaaaataataaatgatgaaaagaatgtgaagaaattgaacgcttatgcactgttggtgagGATGTTAAATGGTATGGCCACTATGGAACAAAATATGGCAGTCCctcaaaaaaatattgttagaattaccatatgatacagcaattccacttttgggtatataccccaaggaattgaaagcagggtcttgaaGACATATGTACATCTTGTCCACAGAAGCATTCTGCATGGTAGCCAAAACAGGAACACAACcaaatgtccactgatagataaatgaataagcaaGAATGTGGTAAGTacagataatggaatattactcaacctttAAACGGAAGGAAATTCTGAAATGCTGTAGCATAGATGAACCTTGGGGACATCATGCAAAGTAATGTAAGCtagtgatgaaaagaaaaaattctgtacAATTTTGCTTAGGTACTGAAATGTATTtaaatcatagagacagaaaatagaatggcaGTTCCTGGGGACTGGAAGGAGGATGAAAATGGAGAGTTGTTATTTAATACAGATAGAATTTCAGTGTTGCAAGACAAACagtgctgaatgttgagctgactGTTGTACAGCAGTAAGAATGTAATTAATACCACTGAAATACActcttaaaatggttaagatggtaaattttgttatgtgtattCCAACAGTTTCAGATTCCCATTTTTCAGAGTCCTTCCACGCTCCAGGAATGTGGAATTTTTCCAGAGCTGTGGTTCTCAAACTGTAGTGCATCAGAATAATCTAGAAGGTGCCGTAGAATACCCCCAGGGTTGCTGATTCAGGAGATATAGAGGAAGACCCAGGAATTTGCTTTTGTAGCAagttccaggtgattctgatgctgctggtcttggaaccacactttgagaatgaTTTCTTTTCTCTAGTTAGGATTCTGTATCAGATTGTTGGGGCTGCTGTAGAAAAACACCACAAActgggggctcagacagcagacagtggctgagatggtaaagaatttgcctgcaatgcaggagacctgggttcgatccctgggtcaggaagatcccctggaaaaggaaatggcaacccacaccagtattcttgcctggataatttcatggatgggagcctgttgggctctTTGggaggtttcaaagagttggacacgactgaggactagtgtgtatgtgttgttTCATAGTTCCGGAATctgaaagtctgagatcaagatTTCAGAAGGGCTAGTTCCTTCTGAAGGGTATGAGGGAAAATCTGTCCCATGCCTCTCCCCTAACTTTTGGTTGTTTGCCACCGAACTTTGGCATCCCTTAACTTGTAGATGCATCACTGAGATTTCACCTTCAACTTCACAAGATGTACCTGTCTCTGTGCCCAAATTTTCCGTTGtcataaggacatcagtcatattggatttgGGCTTACCCTAAAGACATATCTTAATGTGATTTTCTCCAAAGACTCTGTTTCTGAATAAGGTCCTATCCTGAGGTACTAGGGATTCGTACTTCAGCATCTTTTGGGGGGACAAAATTCAACCCATAATAGGTCTCATGTATTTTAGTCTCCACATGGCTGAGCAATTCACTCAGCAGCACATTAAGCCTTTTCACAGGCaattttgttctttccttttctgcaatCCTGTCCTGGACTCAGCCATTTTTTAACTGTAAGATGCCTTTGTCTTCCTTCATATGTTAGGCTTGCAACAGAGTTGGGTTTCTGGTTCTGCTTTCTTGGAATCTTAGAGAAGGAATACTCTCTTCTTTGTATATTATTTCTACGCCTTTAGAATCAAGAAAAACTGCAACCCATTACAGTGGGGCCATGAGACAAAACTGTATGTATGGAAGTCAATAACTCTCccttttatttaaataacaaGTTAAAAAACATAATGGAAGAAAAGATTCCATTtatgataacaataaaaaataagatatttggGGATAAATTTAACTAGCAATATGTGAGATCTAGATGACAAAACTATGAACACTGAGATATTTTAAGGAGAAAAGTGGTTCAGTCTTGGAATAACTAGGGTGAAGTTGCCAACAAAGCATACTGACAGATGTTATATGGAGCCAGCCTGTTGTGACAGTCTCCACAGTTAAAATAGCCAAGCCTTCTGAAACTGTTTCTATTGATAATCCAGAGAACAAAAGAA
This window contains:
- the LOC129656634 gene encoding polyadenylate-binding protein-interacting protein 1-like, coding for MSDGFDRAPGAGLGRSQGLGRGGGGPEGAGFPKRAGPAERPRHQPLPPPPPPQPKAPDFLQPPPLCQTRTAPPPGAQCEVPAGPQRPARPGALPEQTRPLRAPSSSPDNIPQQNSESAMAKPQVVVAPVLMSKLSVNAPEFYPSSYSNYTESYEDGCEDYPTLSEYVQDFLNHLIEQPGSFETEIGQFAETLNSWVTTDDALQELVELIYQQATSIRNFSYTGARVCNYLCHHLTVNPQSGNFRQLLLQRCRTEYEVKDQAAKGDEVTRKRFHAFVLFLGELYLNLEIKGTNGQVARADILQTGLRELLNALFSNPIDDNLICAVKLLKLTGSVLEDGWKEKGKTDMEEIIQRIENVVLDANCSRDVKQMLLKLVELRSNNWGRVHAASA